The segment CTTGATCGAGTATTTCGGGCATCGTTACCTGTTCCACGCGGAATTCCCCGGCGAATGGGGTGCGCGCATCCACTTCCTGATCCACGGCGTGCATCACGATCATCCCAGCGATCCGTTGCGACTCGTCATGCCGCCGTTGCTCAGCGTGCCGATCATGCTCCTCGCGCTCGCCATCGTCTGGCTCCTCTTCGGCTTTCCGCTCGGCTACGCCGTCCTCATCGGCTTCATCGTCGGCTATGTCGGCTACGACATGGTGCATTATTACGTGCACCATGCGACGCCCACGACGCGGGTCGGGCGTTATTTGCGGCAGGTGCATATGGTGCATCACTTCCGCAACCCCGACGCCTATTACGGCGTCAGCGCGCCGTATTGGGACGCCGTTTTCGGAACGCGCCACATTCCGCCGGCGGCCTCGTCCGAAACCCACCACGGCTGAAGAAGGCCCGATTTTCGACATCGTAGCCGATCGGATGAAAGCACCGCGCGGCTGAAGCGGGATGCGAAGAACCCGATCTTGGTAAGTCCCGCTGAAACTTACCGGCCGCGTCAGATGCGTTCCCGCACGGATGTCTCAGGCTGCAACGCCAGCTTTTGGGCGCGCGGGGCGCGGGCACCGACGAAGACGTCGAAGCGGCCGTTCTGCCAGACGACATCGTTTGTCGTCCAGGCGCGCAGCCAGGCTGCCAAGGTAAGAAGCTCGCGGCCAAGGAAAGCCAGCGGCGCGTAGCGCGAGACATGCCAGCCCTTGAGCCAGGACAATCCGGTCTCGGCCGCGAACAAGCCCGTCAGCGTCATGGCGAAAGCCTCGATCGCGGGCATCCCGAGAACCGGCGCGGCAAGGGCTGCGGCCAAGGCCGTGGGCAGCGGACTGACGATCGGCTCCAGGGGGAAGGTCAGCGGCTCATGCGTATGGCGAATGACGCTCCAGCGCA is part of the Methylovirgula ligni genome and harbors:
- a CDS encoding sterol desaturase family protein, whose protein sequence is MSSPSEIQGEPLHGRGAPNAEILRASPRLFDNPVLDKLSRVHWSMPLILYTPVVAVLVWLSLRSLSPLTVFLTAALGYGIWTLIEYFGHRYLFHAEFPGEWGARIHFLIHGVHHDHPSDPLRLVMPPLLSVPIMLLALAIVWLLFGFPLGYAVLIGFIVGYVGYDMVHYYVHHATPTTRVGRYLRQVHMVHHFRNPDAYYGVSAPYWDAVFGTRHIPPAASSETHHG